In Bradyrhizobium sp. 200, the sequence AAATCGCCCTCGCGGCCCAATGGATCGCGCGACACGTAGTAGCCGTGCTCGGGATGCATCAGGCACAATTGCATGTACCGCCAGACCGGCATCGGTCCTGACGATTTGATCAGCTTGTGGATCTCTGCCTGCAACGGTGAAAATTCGGTCACGGCCTGCCTTAAACCGACTTCTGTATATGCTCCGGCGCCTTGCGGCGCCATGCCATCATGATCAGGATGGCTCCGGCAATGATCATCGGCACCGACAACAGCATACCCATGGTGAGGCCGCCCCACAAAAATCCGAGTTGCGGGTCCGGTTCGCGGAAAAACTCGCCGGTAATGCGCGCAAGCGCGTAGATCGCGATGAAGCTGCCGAGGATCAGGCCCGGCCGCTTCAGGGCGCCCATCCGGATCATGACTGCCAGGACCGCAAACAGCAGGATGCCTTCGAGGCCGGCCTCATAGAGCTGGCTCGGGTGCCGCGGCAGCGGCCCGCCATTGGGGAACACCATCGCCCATGGCACGCTGGAATCCGCGGGGCGGCCCCACAGCTCGCTGTTGATGAAGTTGGCGAGCCGGCCGAGGAACAGTCCGATCGGTCCGACCGCGGTTGTGATGTCGCCGAGCGAGAGGATCGAGATGCCGTTATTGCGGGCAAACAGCATCACCGCGGCGACGCAGCCGAGGAAGCCGCCGTGAAACGACATGCCGCCATTCCACAATTGGAGAATCTCCGCCGGGTGCTGGATGAAGAAGG encodes:
- the lgt gene encoding prolipoprotein diacylglyceryl transferase — protein: MQFLTIAFPVFDPVAFSIGWFAIRWYALAYIGGIVLGWIYARSLVKKERLWGGPVPITLVQLDDFILWVTIGIIVGGRTGYVLFYNPAFFIQHPAEILQLWNGGMSFHGGFLGCVAAVMLFARNNGISILSLGDITTAVGPIGLFLGRLANFINSELWGRPADSSVPWAMVFPNGGPLPRHPSQLYEAGLEGILLFAVLAVMIRMGALKRPGLILGSFIAIYALARITGEFFREPDPQLGFLWGGLTMGMLLSVPMIIAGAILIMMAWRRKAPEHIQKSV